A section of the Pygocentrus nattereri isolate fPygNat1 chromosome 18, fPygNat1.pri, whole genome shotgun sequence genome encodes:
- the LOC108411646 gene encoding gap junction delta-2 protein-like, with product MGDWSILGRFLTEVQNHSTVIGKIWLTMLLIFRILLVALVGDAMYSDEQSKFTCNTLQPGCSNVCYDTFAPVSHLRFWVFQIVLVSTPSIFYVIYVLHKIAKDEEHKMESKDKVHEMATLETGHEEALDVKTPTLPDQSDEVWGPQEEEGLDQTLLAEDFGEVAKDPTELSSHVLLTYIVHVVLRSIMELVFLVGQCCLFGFEVPYLFQCDTYPCPNRTDCFVSRATEKTIFLNFMFSISLGCFLLNVVELHYLGWVYVFRIICLACSTCCEPDKDPNPVQRLQALYTNPKPLLLQLTHSLRGHLLVHPPLPVTLESCPVAAHGTSISFETDSTVEYTRGPDDKERAKLGRCKKSWL from the coding sequence ATGGGAGACTGGTCCATTCTCGGCCGCTTTCTGACGGAAGTGCAGAACCATTCCACTGTGATCGGCAAGATTTGGCTGACCATGCTGCTGATTTTCCGCATCCTGCTGGTGGCGCTGGTGGGCGACGCCATGTACAGTGACGAGCAGTCCAAGTTCACTTGCAACACCCTGCAGCCTGGCTGCAGCAATGTCTGCTATGACACCTTCGCCCCTGTGTCCCACCTGCGCTTCTGGGTCTTCCAGATTGTGCTGGTCTCCACGCCGTCTATCTTCTACGTCATCTACGTGCTGCACAAGATCGCCAAAGATGAGGAGCACAAGATGGAATCTAAGGACAAGGTGCACGAGATGGCTACATTAGAGACTGGCCATGAGGAAGCGCTGGACGTCAAAACTCCTACCTTGCCAGATCAATCTGACGAGGTCTGGGGCCCTCAGGAGGAGGAGGGTCTGGACCAGACTTTACTAGCAGAGGATTTTGGCGAAGTAGCCAAAGATCCCACCGAGCTGTCCAGTCATGTGCTGCTCACGTACATTGTCCACGTGGTGCTGCGCTCCATCATGGAGCTCGTGTTTCTCGTGGGTCAGTGCTGCCTGTTTGGATTTGAGGTGCCTTACCTGTTCCAGTGCGACACATACCCCTGCCCCAACCGAACGGACTGCTTCGTTTCTCGTGCCACCGAGAAGACCATCTTCCTCAACTTCATGTTCAGCATCAGCCTGGGTTGCTTCCTGCTCAACGTGGTGGAGCTGCATTATCTCGGCTGGGTCTACGTCTTCCGGATCATCTGCCTCGCCTGCTCCACGTGCTGTGAGCCGGACAAGGACCCGAACCCCGTGCAGCGCCTGCAGGCTCTTTATACCAATCCCAAGCCACTCCTGCTCCAGCTCACTCACTCCCTGCGAGGGCACCTGCTGGTTCACCCTCCCCTTCCGGTGACCCTGGAAAGCTGCCCCGTAGCTGCACATGGAACCTCCATCTCCTTTGAGACAGATTCCACCGTGGAGTACACGAGAGGGCCAGACGACAAGGAACGTGCCAAACTGGGCAGATGCAAAAAGTCCTGGCTGTGA